The following coding sequences lie in one Bifidobacterium sp. ESL0690 genomic window:
- a CDS encoding glycosyltransferase family A protein: MNGMASDITVVITCFNQASTIRQSVESACAQTYAPALVIVVDDASDDIATKETLSAVEKKPAVEVITRLSNGGVSAARNTGLSRVTTPFVVMLDGDDLLEPDYIEATRAELMADEQIFAASSWMKTFGILNATVKPTGGNMLPFLCRNCAPATCMFCVSALRQSGGYDESMQKGFEDWDCCLSLFETFGADNLQSRVSIVQKPLIRYRTAPASSNIVSMNSRLDLLRYLIGKHRDLYSKHLEDAILGFEKTSIDRLALFEATVKNNPQIIENCDAATSFMDSPTFGDGGMAAAVRIESKIARENH, from the coding sequence GTATGGCCAGCGACATAACAGTTGTAATCACCTGTTTCAATCAGGCCTCCACGATTCGGCAGAGCGTCGAATCTGCGTGCGCACAAACGTATGCCCCGGCTCTTGTCATCGTGGTCGATGATGCATCCGACGATATTGCTACGAAAGAAACACTGAGTGCAGTGGAGAAGAAGCCTGCCGTTGAAGTCATCACGCGCTTAAGCAACGGCGGTGTGAGTGCTGCCCGCAATACCGGTCTCAGCCGTGTCACCACACCGTTTGTGGTCATGCTTGACGGCGATGATTTGCTGGAACCGGATTATATCGAAGCTACCCGGGCCGAATTGATGGCAGATGAACAGATTTTTGCCGCTTCGTCATGGATGAAGACTTTTGGCATCTTAAACGCGACAGTAAAGCCGACCGGCGGCAATATGTTACCTTTCCTGTGCCGTAATTGCGCTCCGGCCACATGTATGTTCTGTGTTTCTGCTCTACGGCAAAGCGGCGGTTACGACGAAAGCATGCAAAAGGGGTTCGAGGACTGGGATTGCTGCCTGTCGTTGTTCGAGACGTTCGGTGCCGATAATCTTCAATCTCGCGTTTCGATAGTCCAAAAGCCTTTGATCCGTTATCGCACTGCTCCCGCTTCGTCGAATATCGTCAGTATGAATTCACGTTTGGATTTGCTGCGCTATTTGATTGGCAAACATCGCGATTTGTATTCGAAGCATCTTGAAGACGCGATTTTAGGCTTTGAGAAAACAAGTATCGATCGTCTGGCCTTATTCGAAGCGACTGTCAAAAATAATCCGCAAATAATCGAAAACTGTGATGCTGCGACGTCGTTTATGGACTCACCGACATTCGGTGATGGGGGTATGGCTGCCGCTGTGAGAATCGAGAGCAAAATCGCTCGGGAAAATCACTGA
- the rpsJ gene encoding 30S ribosomal protein S10, producing the protein MAGQKIRIRLKSYDHEVIDQSAKKIVETVTNAGATVVGPVPLPTEKNVFVVIRSPHKYKDSREQFEMRTHKRLIDIVDPTPKAVDSLMHIDLPADVNIEIKL; encoded by the coding sequence ATGGCGGGACAGAAAATCCGCATCAGGCTTAAGTCCTATGACCATGAGGTCATCGACCAATCGGCGAAGAAAATCGTCGAGACGGTCACGAACGCGGGTGCCACTGTGGTGGGCCCGGTTCCTCTGCCTACTGAGAAGAACGTCTTTGTGGTAATTCGTTCTCCTCATAAATACAAGGATTCTCGCGAGCAATTCGAGATGCGCACTCATAAGCGCCTCATCGACATCGTGGACCCGACCCCTAAGGCCGTGGATTCATTGATGCATATCGATTTGCCTGCGGATGTCAATATCGAGATCAAGCTTTAA
- the rplC gene encoding 50S ribosomal protein L3: MSLQKANRSALLGRKLGMSQVWDEQGFFVPVTLVDVSTNVVTCVKTEESDGYKAVQLGYGQIDPTKVTKPMAGHFAKAGVTPRRHLVEVRTDNVDEFKPGQELTADLFADGSVVDVTGTTKGKGFAGTIKRWGFKSYRRTHGSHKNERRPGSVGACATPSRILKGKRMAGRMGHVTSTVQNLEVVSSDTENGVIAIKGALPGPKGGIVLLRSAVKGA; encoded by the coding sequence ATGTCGTTGCAGAAAGCAAATCGTTCTGCGCTGCTGGGCCGCAAGCTCGGTATGTCGCAGGTTTGGGACGAACAAGGTTTCTTCGTTCCCGTGACGCTTGTAGACGTGTCCACCAACGTGGTCACCTGCGTCAAGACCGAAGAGAGCGACGGCTACAAGGCCGTTCAGCTCGGCTACGGTCAGATTGATCCTACTAAGGTGACCAAGCCCATGGCTGGTCATTTCGCGAAGGCGGGCGTCACCCCGCGTCGTCATCTGGTCGAGGTCCGCACGGACAACGTCGACGAGTTCAAGCCCGGTCAGGAACTGACCGCCGACTTGTTCGCCGACGGCTCCGTCGTGGACGTCACCGGTACGACCAAGGGCAAGGGCTTCGCCGGAACCATCAAGCGTTGGGGCTTCAAGTCCTATCGTCGTACTCACGGCTCTCACAAGAACGAGCGTCGCCCCGGCTCTGTCGGTGCTTGCGCTACGCCGAGCCGTATTTTGAAGGGCAAGCGTATGGCCGGTCGTATGGGCCATGTCACTTCCACCGTGCAGAACCTTGAGGTCGTTTCCTCCGATACGGAGAACGGCGTCATCGCCATCAAGGGCGCTCTTCCAGGGCCCAAGGGCGGCATCGTTCTGCTTCGTTCGGCTGTGAAGGGAGCCTGA